In Spirosoma aureum, a single genomic region encodes these proteins:
- a CDS encoding CheR family methyltransferase has product MGASAGGIEAVSELLSNLSATTELAYVYIQHLDPTFESHLPDILGRVTTMPVLEAEHMLPIEPNHVYVIPPDRDLEVIDGVLTLLPRNQSGISGIHMPIDQFFLSLAERQKESAIAVILSGTASDGTLGMRAIKAAGGFTFAQDETAQFQSMPRSAISEGVVDRVLSPAEIAHELERLSQLPSIFQQTAQTELMDEEESSDDLRIIIQLLRRMTGTDFSHYKLTTIRRRIIRRTLLYKLDTLRDYADYLRQHPEEAPLLYDDLLINVTSFFRDADTMDYLQKVLFPQLIKNKPSRDPLRIWITACSTGQEAYSIAMLLLEVLGDRATSMTIQIFATDLSESAVAKARLGSYTRSEVVDVSPSRLQRFFTKVDDHYRINKSVRDLCVFAPHNLLKDPPFSRLDLISCRNLLIYLDTTLQRKAIVTFHYALNPSGFLMLGKSETVGSSAPLFSQLEKNYKIFIRKNDVDSRASFTMSPRQLDGSQTGSSNRQLTAPKMNSSSADRFPNSGNDLDKVVDNLLLSQYIPACVLVNQDLEILQFRGSTSLFLEPAPGKASLNLIKMARPSLVFELRNTIHKAQKSGESVRKSGLEVRLKDKVHYVSIEAVPLNTNTEERLYLIIFEEVEPPIAPSNRSADARNRRIKELEDELANLREDMRSIIEEQEASNEELQSANEEIISSNEELQSINEELETSKEEIESTNEELLTINQELQVRNDQLSEAHQFAEDIFGTIREATLVLDTDLRVKSANQTFYRLFGTKEEDTERQLIYELGNRQWDIPELRLMLTDVATHSTQIQGFEFTYSSPDPRIGSKVLSLNARRVVRQHEAILLAIEDITEHRRAQRLLAEREAWFHQIADNAPSLIWVTGPDGKYTFINKVWADYTGRTLEDITNHGWAPNLHPDDRKGYEGTYNQYIADRKPFSSEYRLRRYDGEYHWMLENAQPMFAPDGTFGGYIGSSADMHLQKELNQELDRRVQERTEALALSTALLQSVFDSSLNGISVLKSIRNESGELIDFEYQIVNQATEQTIGQTNLTGKRYSILNKAFKQSDLFTILKQIVETGESKRFPLHYENESINQWHHASAVKLNDGVVLSFEAITDQKQIDE; this is encoded by the coding sequence ATCGGCGCTTCGGCTGGTGGTATTGAAGCCGTTTCGGAACTTCTTTCGAATCTATCAGCTACAACGGAACTAGCCTACGTATATATTCAACACCTCGATCCGACTTTTGAAAGTCATTTACCAGACATACTTGGTCGTGTAACTACGATGCCGGTTCTGGAGGCTGAACATATGCTTCCTATAGAGCCCAATCATGTCTATGTTATACCGCCCGACCGTGATCTGGAAGTAATCGATGGTGTATTAACGCTTCTTCCCCGCAACCAGTCAGGTATTTCCGGTATTCATATGCCAATCGACCAGTTTTTTTTATCGCTGGCCGAACGACAGAAAGAGAGCGCCATTGCGGTCATTTTATCAGGAACTGCATCTGACGGAACGCTGGGTATGCGCGCCATCAAAGCGGCCGGTGGTTTTACGTTTGCCCAGGATGAAACCGCCCAGTTTCAAAGTATGCCCCGGTCGGCTATTTCCGAAGGTGTTGTAGACCGTGTTCTTTCGCCAGCCGAAATTGCCCATGAACTGGAACGGCTCAGCCAACTACCTTCTATTTTCCAGCAAACGGCACAAACGGAGTTGATGGACGAAGAAGAATCCAGCGATGACCTCCGGATCATTATTCAGCTACTTCGCCGAATGACTGGTACCGATTTTAGCCATTATAAGCTAACTACCATCCGGCGACGTATTATCCGCCGGACGTTGTTGTACAAGCTGGATACCCTGCGCGACTATGCCGATTATTTGCGCCAGCATCCGGAAGAAGCACCATTGCTCTATGATGATTTATTGATCAACGTAACGAGCTTTTTCCGGGATGCCGATACGATGGATTACCTCCAGAAAGTACTGTTCCCGCAACTGATTAAAAATAAACCCAGTCGAGACCCGCTGCGTATCTGGATTACGGCCTGCTCTACGGGGCAGGAAGCCTATTCAATAGCCATGCTGCTGCTGGAAGTGCTCGGCGATCGGGCCACCAGTATGACCATTCAGATCTTTGCTACAGATTTGAGTGAATCGGCGGTAGCCAAAGCACGGCTGGGCAGCTATACCCGAAGTGAAGTCGTCGACGTATCCCCCTCGCGTTTACAACGCTTCTTCACGAAAGTCGATGACCACTATCGCATCAACAAGTCGGTGAGGGATCTCTGTGTATTTGCCCCGCATAATCTGTTAAAAGATCCGCCGTTTTCGCGGCTGGACCTTATCAGTTGTCGCAATCTGCTTATTTACCTGGATACGACCCTACAGCGAAAAGCGATCGTCACGTTTCATTATGCCCTGAATCCGAGTGGATTCTTGATGTTGGGAAAATCAGAAACCGTGGGTTCATCGGCTCCGTTGTTTTCGCAACTCGAAAAAAATTATAAAATTTTCATTCGCAAAAACGATGTAGACAGTCGAGCCTCGTTTACCATGAGTCCACGTCAACTGGATGGCAGCCAGACCGGATCATCGAACAGACAGCTTACCGCCCCAAAAATGAATAGTTCGTCGGCAGACCGTTTTCCTAATTCGGGAAATGACCTGGATAAAGTGGTAGATAATCTGTTGCTGAGTCAATATATTCCGGCCTGCGTTCTGGTAAATCAGGATCTGGAAATTCTTCAGTTTCGTGGCTCAACAAGTCTGTTTCTCGAGCCTGCACCGGGCAAAGCGAGTCTGAACCTGATTAAAATGGCCCGTCCATCGTTGGTTTTCGAACTGAGAAATACGATCCATAAAGCGCAAAAATCAGGGGAGTCCGTGCGCAAAAGTGGGTTGGAAGTGCGGCTTAAAGATAAAGTACATTACGTTTCGATTGAGGCCGTACCGCTGAACACCAATACAGAAGAACGACTTTACCTGATCATCTTTGAAGAAGTTGAGCCACCGATAGCCCCGTCAAACCGTTCGGCCGATGCACGTAATCGCCGGATCAAAGAGCTTGAAGACGAACTGGCCAATCTTCGGGAGGACATGCGTTCCATTATTGAGGAACAGGAAGCCAGTAATGAAGAACTGCAATCGGCCAATGAAGAGATCATCAGCAGCAATGAGGAATTGCAGAGTATTAACGAAGAACTCGAAACCAGCAAAGAAGAAATTGAATCGACCAACGAAGAATTGCTGACGATCAATCAGGAATTGCAGGTACGCAATGATCAACTATCAGAAGCCCACCAGTTTGCCGAAGATATCTTTGGCACAATTCGGGAGGCTACGTTGGTGCTGGATACCGACCTGCGCGTAAAAAGTGCAAACCAGACATTCTATCGACTCTTTGGAACCAAAGAAGAAGATACAGAACGGCAGCTCATTTATGAACTGGGCAACCGCCAGTGGGATATTCCTGAGCTGCGCCTGATGCTGACGGATGTGGCTACACATAGCACTCAGATTCAGGGCTTTGAGTTCACTTACTCATCGCCGGACCCTCGGATTGGCAGTAAAGTTCTGTCCTTAAATGCTCGTCGGGTGGTACGTCAGCACGAAGCGATTCTGCTCGCGATCGAAGATATTACCGAACATAGGCGGGCACAACGACTGCTGGCCGAACGGGAAGCTTGGTTTCACCAGATTGCCGACAATGCTCCCAGTCTTATTTGGGTTACCGGCCCCGATGGCAAATACACGTTTATCAACAAAGTATGGGCCGACTATACAGGGCGTACGCTCGAGGATATTACGAACCACGGGTGGGCACCAAATCTGCACCCCGATGACCGAAAAGGCTATGAAGGAACTTATAATCAATACATAGCCGATAGAAAACCGTTTAGTTCCGAGTACCGGCTGCGACGGTACGATGGTGAGTACCATTGGATGCTGGAGAATGCTCAGCCGATGTTTGCGCCCGATGGAACATTTGGGGGCTATATTGGTAGCTCGGCCGATATGCATCTGCAAAAAGAACTTAATCAGGAACTGGACCGACGGGTGCAGGAGCGGACGGAAGCACTGGCCCTAAGCACGGCTCTACTGCAATCGGTTTTTGACTCTTCGCTCAATGGTATCAGCGTTTTAAAAAGCATCCGGAATGAGTCAGGCGAACTTATAGATTTTGAGTATCAGATTGTCAACCAGGCAACTGAACAAACAATTGGTCAAACCAACCTTACTGGAAAGCGCTATTCCATACTAAATAAAGCATTCAAACAATCTGATTTGTTTACTATTCTGAAACAAATAGTCGAAACAGGCGAATCGAAACGCTTTCCGCTGCATTATGAGAACGAATCCATCAATCAGTGGCACCACGCTTCGGCCGTAAAACTTAATGATGGGGTTGTATTATCGTTTGAGGCCATTACTGACCAAAAGCAGATTGACGAATAG
- a CDS encoding response regulator, protein MLAESRIFIVDDGADYRFLTEQIFTRFLSQYSIRFFASGDALYQHIQAYPTGKPELIILDLHMPGLSGEQVLTYLKKHPQWHYIPVIMMSSTVDEAEITACYEAGANSFLAKPDGMTQYKEIFESVCTYWLKFNRPSQ, encoded by the coding sequence ATGCTGGCAGAGTCCCGAATTTTTATCGTTGATGACGGGGCTGACTACCGTTTTTTAACCGAGCAGATTTTCACGCGATTTCTGTCTCAGTATTCAATTCGTTTTTTTGCGAGCGGAGATGCGCTTTATCAGCATATTCAGGCTTATCCAACCGGCAAGCCTGAACTCATTATCCTCGATTTGCATATGCCTGGATTAAGCGGAGAGCAGGTTCTGACCTATCTGAAAAAGCATCCACAATGGCATTATATTCCTGTCATTATGATGAGCAGTACGGTTGATGAGGCCGAGATAACTGCCTGTTATGAAGCGGGGGCCAATTCATTTCTGGCTAAACCAGATGGCATGACTCAGTACAAAGAAATATTTGAGTCAGTCTGTACGTACTGGCTTAAATTTAATCGACCTTCACAATAA
- a CDS encoding response regulator transcription factor → MSSIRVAIADDQVLFRKGMIAIVDAFEGMNIVLEADNGRALLDALAVADPLPDVVLLDLSMPELNGVETTKLIHSDYPALKIIILSVYGEDRFVTHLMDLGVNAYLFKNVEPLEVERAIKAVVESDFYFNEAFLTALKNRMLVKKPRRLLTDDLPATLTAREIEVLNLICKQLTAPEIADRLCVSIRTVDGHRANLLEKTNARNTAGLVLFAIKNRLIDPADLL, encoded by the coding sequence ATGAGTTCAATTCGCGTGGCCATTGCCGACGATCAGGTATTGTTTCGCAAGGGTATGATTGCTATTGTAGATGCGTTTGAGGGGATGAATATTGTGCTTGAAGCCGACAATGGACGTGCCTTACTCGATGCTTTGGCCGTTGCAGATCCGTTGCCCGATGTCGTTTTGCTCGATCTCTCGATGCCGGAACTAAACGGGGTCGAAACAACGAAACTCATTCACTCCGACTATCCAGCTCTGAAAATTATTATCCTGTCGGTTTATGGCGAAGATCGGTTCGTGACGCACCTGATGGATTTGGGCGTAAATGCCTATCTGTTCAAAAATGTAGAACCGCTCGAAGTTGAACGGGCCATAAAGGCTGTGGTTGAATCAGATTTTTATTTTAATGAAGCCTTCCTGACGGCACTGAAAAACCGGATGCTCGTAAAAAAGCCCCGTCGGTTGCTTACCGATGATTTGCCTGCTACGCTCACTGCTCGTGAAATCGAAGTGCTGAATTTGATTTGTAAACAACTGACAGCCCCTGAAATTGCCGATCGGCTCTGTGTCAGTATCCGAACTGTAGACGGCCACCGGGCTAATCTGCTCGAAAAGACCAATGCCCGCAATACCGCTGGTCTGGTTTTGTTTGCCATTAAAAATCGCCTGATCGACCCCGCCGATCTGCTTTAA
- a CDS encoding sensor histidine kinase, with translation MVQPETSIDIYVLVFGGALALSLLVAGIVGFLLFYQKRLSDQALKLKEMELNYQQDVVYRTLDAVEDERKRVARDLHDEVGAALSAMRLLVGQLAHKNQNKTEADDLTTRFKVVIDNTIDSVRRISNDLLPQGLEELGLTYALEGLCESAMDIADVNVELTVDHEITLPTRTNLIVYRLVQELLNNALKHADASDIRLQLHQRDNRLELLYADDGKGFDYAQAYQQRSLGLKNIETRAQMLNGTVSFETQPGQGLRVTAVIPLTTSL, from the coding sequence ATGGTTCAGCCCGAGACTTCGATAGACATTTATGTTCTTGTTTTTGGAGGAGCATTGGCACTTTCACTGCTGGTAGCCGGAATCGTTGGTTTTCTGCTTTTTTATCAGAAACGGCTCTCCGACCAGGCATTAAAGCTTAAAGAAATGGAATTAAACTACCAGCAGGATGTAGTGTACCGCACACTCGATGCGGTGGAGGACGAGCGTAAGCGCGTTGCCCGTGACCTTCACGATGAGGTGGGGGCTGCTCTTTCGGCAATGCGCCTGCTGGTTGGGCAATTGGCTCACAAAAATCAGAATAAAACCGAAGCCGACGACCTGACAACCCGGTTCAAAGTGGTTATTGACAATACCATCGACAGCGTCCGGCGAATTTCCAACGATCTTCTGCCTCAGGGACTCGAAGAACTTGGGCTAACCTATGCGCTTGAAGGCTTGTGTGAAAGTGCGATGGATATTGCTGATGTCAACGTTGAACTCACGGTTGACCATGAGATCACGTTGCCTACCCGTACGAATCTGATTGTCTACCGATTGGTGCAGGAGTTGCTTAACAATGCCCTTAAACACGCCGACGCCAGCGATATCCGGTTACAGTTGCACCAGCGTGATAATCGGCTGGAATTGCTGTACGCTGATGATGGGAAAGGATTTGATTATGCCCAGGCTTACCAGCAACGTAGTCTTGGATTGAAAAATATTGAGACCCGCGCCCAGATGCTCAACGGAACCGTTTCGTTCGAGACCCAACCTGGTCAGGGTCTACGGGTAACTGCTGTCATTCCCTTAACTACTTCTCTATGA
- a CDS encoding Ca2+-dependent phosphoinositide-specific phospholipase C yields the protein MSSYQNLPYQSVTFKGSHNSYDRDESLYDQLVFHPDKPYNCGCRGVELDIWRHSDDPGTGLFTVSHSGGGGPDLSTYLASLLSWHDTNPDHDPVWVTLDIKSSNGDKTTFPDQIDGYLTSYFRTSLIFNPILLYTSKSRSLCENVELTGWPTLGDMRNRFIFCLSGNEDWKSYYANTNQQGCLCFADMDRPDDESNPDVPTTGSRVVINMHIYSDDHDKWAQSIPAYSTKNLLVRVYIANGEDLWNNAQSAGASLIATDKVSNYSWAEVSNDAPFAQRSTFQTVNQRQVAEAPQQMIRLLSKDSA from the coding sequence ATGAGTAGCTATCAGAACCTCCCCTACCAATCCGTAACTTTCAAAGGATCACATAACTCCTACGATCGCGACGAGTCGCTGTATGATCAACTGGTTTTTCATCCCGACAAGCCCTATAACTGCGGGTGTCGCGGTGTTGAGCTCGATATCTGGCGGCACTCCGACGATCCAGGAACGGGCTTGTTCACGGTTAGCCATTCGGGAGGTGGTGGGCCGGATCTGTCTACTTATCTGGCCTCACTATTAAGCTGGCACGATACAAATCCAGACCACGATCCGGTTTGGGTAACGCTCGACATTAAAAGCTCCAACGGCGACAAAACCACATTCCCCGATCAGATTGATGGATACCTGACCAGCTATTTCCGGACAAGTTTGATTTTTAACCCCATTTTACTCTATACCAGTAAATCCAGATCGCTTTGCGAAAATGTTGAATTGACGGGCTGGCCAACTCTGGGCGATATGCGAAACCGGTTCATTTTCTGTCTGAGCGGAAATGAAGACTGGAAATCCTATTACGCCAATACAAACCAGCAGGGATGTCTGTGTTTTGCCGATATGGACCGCCCCGACGATGAATCCAATCCGGATGTACCAACGACCGGCTCGAGGGTTGTCATCAACATGCACATTTACTCGGACGATCACGATAAATGGGCGCAAAGCATTCCAGCCTATTCAACCAAAAACCTGCTGGTTCGGGTCTATATCGCCAATGGTGAAGATCTGTGGAACAATGCTCAGTCAGCTGGTGCTTCGCTGATTGCCACCGATAAAGTAAGTAATTACAGTTGGGCTGAAGTCAGTAACGATGCTCCTTTCGCCCAGCGAAGCACCTTCCAGACGGTCAACCA